In the Homalodisca vitripennis isolate AUS2020 unplaced genomic scaffold, UT_GWSS_2.1 ScUCBcl_1812;HRSCAF=5906, whole genome shotgun sequence genome, one interval contains:
- the LOC124371684 gene encoding uncharacterized protein LOC124371684: MKQSNLRVKNYIGVSVRTISSIRKEGDAAGETPLTTPGKKRPYSEEKKFHMDDFDRRVVRDVVSDFYLVRKKVPTVPKLLIALKEKLDFPWKEETLRRLLHQMGFKWKRCNKLRKILIERPDIVNWRARYLRDIQRFRQEKRPIFYIDETWVDNNLTFGKCWSSDEVPGVLTNTSSSNRLIVVNAGSTDGFLKGAALIFRAGKATGDYHGQMNGNNFEKWAEEKLLPNLTEKKCYCNGQCTLSLPSRK; the protein is encoded by the coding sequence ATGAAACAGAGCAATTTGCGAGTCAAGAATTACATTGGTGTTTCGGTGAGGACAATTTCTAGCATTAGAAAGGAAGGAGATGCAGCTGGAGAGACACCTTTAACTACGCCTGGTAAGAAAAGGCCGTACTCGGAGGAGAAGAAATTTCATATGGATGATTTTGATAGAAGAGTCGTTCGAGATGTGGTGAGTGACTTTTATTTAGTGAGGAAGAAAGTGCCCACTGTTCCTAAACTGTTAATtgctttaaaagaaaaacttgacTTCCCTTGGAAAGAAGAAACCCTACGAAGACTCCTGCACCAAATGGGATTTAAGTGGAAACGGTGtaacaaactaagaaaaattcTTATCGAGCGGCCAGACATAGTTAATTGGCGTGCTCGTTATTTGAGAGATATCCAACGGTTTCGACAAGAAAAAAgaccaatattttacattgatgagACATGGGTGGACAACAATTTGACATTCGGGAAGTGCTGGAGTAGTGATGAAGTGCCTGGTGTGTTGACGAACACAAGTTCATCCAACAGACTGATTGTTGTAAACGCGGGTTCTACAGATGGATTTCTTAAAGGGGCTGCTCTAATTTTTAGGGCGGGTAAAGCGACGGGGGATTACCACGGACAAATGAAtggtaataattttgagaaatggGCTGAAGAAAAACTCCTGCCTAACCTTAcagaaaaaaagtgttattgtAATGGACAATGCACCCTATCATTGCCATCAAGAAAATAA